In the Nicotiana tabacum cultivar K326 chromosome 16, ASM71507v2, whole genome shotgun sequence genome, one interval contains:
- the LOC142170168 gene encoding uncharacterized protein LOC142170168, with protein sequence MYILECVDERCIWRLKASSLRASNLFKVTDFNSVHSCLTDKRFCSQKQAVSAFVAAVVQDKLVDPKTIYTPTDIQRDIQKAYGMDLSYMQAWRSKEKAMQLLRRSPSESYKKMPTYLYMLEYANPGSVTRLHTEGDGSFLYAFIAIYASIRGWVYCRPTVVVDGSFLKSTYRGTILTTSTQDTEGQILPLAYVIVDSENNASWEWFFVQFRETYGQREGMCIVSDRHAAIWKATSIVYPEVPHCACMFHLWNNIKTNFRKSQKQIKEVYFALARAYTVEEFNRHMAELEAIDSRVKTYMMDIGYDKWSRAHSKANRTMTMTSNIAESINAANKHARDLPVVNLLDFMTTLIQK encoded by the exons ATGTATATCCTTGAATGCGTGGATGAAAGATGCATTTGGAGGCTTAAAGCATCAAGCCTGCGAGCATCAAATCTTTTCAAAGTGACGGATTTCAATTCTGTCCACAGTTGTTTAACTGATAAGAGATTTTGTTCACAAAAGCAAGCTGTCTCAGCTTTTGTTGCAGCTGTGGTACAAGATAAACTTGTTGACCCGAAAACCATATATACACCAACAGATATCCAGAGAGACATCCAAAAAGCATATGGTATGGACTTAAGCTACATGCaagcatggagatcaaaagaaaAAGCAATGCAATTATTGAGACGATCACCAAGTGAATCATACAAGAAAATGCCAACATATCTTTATATGTTAGAGTACGCTAACCCAGGATCAGTGACACGACTACACACTGAAGGAGATGGGAGCTTCTTGTATGCATTCATAGCTATATATGCATCGATTAGAGGATGGGTCTATTGTAGGCCAACAGTTGTAGTTGATGGAAGTTTTTTAAAGTCAACATATAGAGGGACCATACTCACGACTTCCACGCAAGACACAGAGG GACAAATTCTACCCCTTGCATATGTAATTGTTGATTCGGAAAATAATGCATCATGGGAATGGTTCTTCGTGCAGTTCAGAGAAACCTATGGACAAAGAGAGGGAATGTGCATTGTATCAGACAGACATGCTGCTATATGGAAAGCAACTTCAATTGTCTATCCAGAAGTCCCTCATTGTGCATGTATGTTCCATCTGTGGAACAACATAAAGACAAACTTCAGGAAGAGccaaaaacaaatcaaagaagTATATTTTGCGTTAGCAAGAGCATACACTGTTGAAGAATTCAACCGGCATATGGCAGAGTTAGAAGCTATTGATAGTAGAGTGAAAACATACATGATGGATATTGGATATGATAAATGGTCCCGGGCGCATTCCAAGGCAAATAGAACCATGACCATGACATCGAATATTGCGGAATCAATAAATGCAGCAAACAAGCACGCAAGAGACCTCCCAGTTGTGAATTTGCTTGATTTTATGACAACATTGATTCAAAAATAG
- the LOC142170169 gene encoding uncharacterized protein LOC142170169, with protein MGRKHCARRWWCRGQYHSSTQVAAESVASAMSVPSFSLFSDSQSLFSRNPSSSHVENTTENVELEGGKGNNINVSSVDETPYLSLPDTNSEPVIGGVPVTDKVKGKVVEDSELGGSRRESVPKTETQPIDVDCSDDSQLKKKKIGIAPKKCWDFLVPMDLDYKPKVDWDTNCHVIHQLKANLSKRQLRLFKKTCFGYFLDPPPVIVQIRVMHHLLIREVHHEVKNEMRFVVNDSRLRFGLGEFALVTGLKCKGDTSIQSIAENRLISKYFGTASVTFAQLADCFKKKKWETDDDALKIAVLYFLNSFLLSQLKTKVISRSYIDLVECGDFNNYPGGIDVYKATIDSCSNKFQDKPFFYRLGGFSLALQTWLYECCPSLDGHFADHLGNKLPRILNWVVMGQIPNERVALQMCSLQREQLKNITPTDDEKQLFDVRGLNFEIELGCTDSQPDSFQVFGTQLPKTQSMHESTGGDSQPINAEVMKELQALKLFVETKFEEVLAAIGRKPMKPEGNSAHKQQDNDPDFREMHNDYDQFESGHVGNDPVVLGDSTPKAPSISGFGGFGQDGGATGVNVKSVTASDGVVNDDFGLDSNFKLSASTIDQITTITQQATYKQSSHDVKKSGPAPLPSGIPVQTQADVVIESNTAPQGTIDADNVFMCSTCRVDGVGQVDVGGSNVNLPSGGRRNVNQSGNELTTRAVNKSKPDQSVSRIGGSSKVIKGRFPFVNDISETVDFKLTTAFSNFVEANMQLGEEVYLPGDQKLEPCFDFEVEQIDDKTFFHTLNYSGRPLSSSHLIIIFYYLRKKVFTEFVKGGKHDHLIDRSDNIMEYMKRFRMHCNTPWHQVDRVIFPINLAEIWHWILGCVSFHKRYFYVYDSLRSRNHKKAIQKVAEAYAVLIPLFLVSIEFYNQRSDIVVENGLHMGKKLTDPYEIELITDLPTQQNSDCRVYVACFAEYIIEDLPIHVANFDVDGLRARFGILLWHYGRNKQLHGESSESEAPVAPKKTRGKKRKK; from the exons ATGGGTCGGAAGCATTGTGCGCGTAGATGGTGGTGCCGTGGACAATATCATTCTTCAACACAAGTAGCTGCTGAATCCGTTGCCTCAGCCATGTCTGTTCctagtttttccttattttctgatTCTCAGTCTCTATTTAGTCGTAACCCTAGCAGTAGTCATGTTGAAAACACAACTGAAAATGTAGAATTAGAGGGTGGAAAAGGCAACAATATTAATGTTTCGTCAGTCGATGAAACTCCCTACCTGTCATTACCCGACACAAATTCCGAACCAGTCATAGGAGGTGTTCCTGTGACTGATAAGGTAAAAGGTAAAGTTGTTGAGGATTCTGAGTTAGGGGGAAGCCGACGTGAATCTGTGCCTAAAACAGAGACTCAACCAATAGATGTTGATTGTAGCGATGATTCTcagttaaagaagaaaaaaattggtATCGCACCCAAGAAG TGTTGGGATTTCCTTGTACCTATGGACTTAGATTATAAACCAAAGGTTGATTGGGATACCAATTGTCatgttattcatcaattgaaaGCGAATTTATCAAAGAGGCAACTTCGACTATTTAAGAAAACATGTTTTGGCTATTTTTTGGATCCGCCACCAGTTATTGTGCAAATTCGGGTTATGCACCATTTGCTTATTAGAGAAGTACATCATGAGGTGAAAAATGAGATGCGGTTTGTAGTGAATGATTCTAGGTTGCGCTTTGGCTTGGGTGAATTTGCACTTGTTACTGGGTTGAAATGTAAGGGTGATACAAGTATACAGAGCATAGCAGAGAATAgattgatttcaaaatattttgggacTGCATCCGTGACATTTGCCCAACTAGCAGACTGttttaagaagaagaaatgggaaaCAGATGATGATGCGTTGAAGATAGCAGTTCTTTATTTTTTGAACAGCTTCTTACTTTCTCAACTAAAAACAAAGGTTATTTCACGGTCTTACATTGACTTGGTTGAGTGCGGTGATTTTAATAATTATCCCGGGGGTATAGATGTTTATAAAGCTACAATTGACTCGTGTTCCAACAAGTTTCAAGATAAGCCTTTTTTTTATAGACTCGGTGGCTTCTCGTTGGCTTTACAGACTTGGTTGTATGAATGCTGCCCAAGTTTGGATGGTCACTTTGCTGATCATCTTGGAAACAAACTTCCACGAATTTTGAATTGGGTAGTCATGGGTCAAATACCGAATGAGCGAGTTGCTTTGCAAATGTGTAGCTTGCAACGCGAGCAG CTAAAGAACATCACCCCAACTGATGATGAGAAGCAACTATTTGATGTGCGTGGTCTAAACTTTGAAATTGAACTTGGGTGCACTGACAGTCAGCCCGATAGCTTTCAGGTTTTTGGCACTCAATTACCAAAGACACAAAGTATGCATGAAAGTACTGGAGGTGATTCCCAACCTATCAATGCCGAGGTAATGAAGGAGTTACaagctttgaagctttttgtAGAGACCAAGTTTGAGGAGGTGCTTGCAGCTATTGGTAGGAAGCCAATGAAACCAGAGGGAAATTCAGCG CATAAGCAACAGGATAATGATCCTGACTTTCGTGAGATGCATAATGATTATGACCAGTTTGAAAGTGGCCACGTTGGGAATGATCCTGTAGTTCTTGGAGATAGCACGCCCAAAGCGCCTTCTA TATCTGGTTTTGGTGGGTTTGGTCAAGACGGAGGTGCCACTGGTGTTAATGTGAAGAGCGTCACAGCAAGTGATGGTGTAGTTAATGATGATTTTGGCTTAGATTCTAACTTTAAACTGTCTGCATCTACAATTGATCAAATCACCACCATTACACAACAAGCAACATATAAGCAGTCATCTCATGATGTTAAAAAGTCGGGTCCTGCTCCGCTGCCATCAGGAATCCCTGTACAGACACAAGCAGATGTTGTTATTGAGTCTAATACTGCTCCACAGGGTACGAT TGATGCTGATAATGTTTTTATGTGTTCAACATGTCGGGTTGATGGTGTTGGTCAAGTGGATGTTGGTGGCAGTAATGTGAATTTGCCTTCTG GAGGGAGACGTAATGTAAATCAATCTGGAAATGAACTGACAACTCGTGCTGTAAATAAGTCTAAACCTGATCAGTCGGTATCAAGAA TTGGGGGATCCTCGAAGGTTATCAAAGGAAGATTTCCATTTGTAAATGACATTTCAGAGACTGTTGATTTTAAGCTTACGACTGCATTCTCAAACTTTGTTGAAGCAAACATGCAATTGGGAGA GGAAGTGTATTTACCTGGTGATCAAAAGCTAGAGCCTTGTTTTGACTTTGAAGTTGAACAGATTGATGATAAGACGTTTTTCCATACCTTAAACTATTCTGGCAGGCCTCTCTCTAGTTCG CACTTGATTATTATATTCTACTATCTTAGAAAGAAG GTTTTCACAGAATTTGTAAAAGGTGGGAAACATGATCATTTGATTGATAGATCAGACAATATCATGGAGTACATGAAAAGATTTAGGATGCATTGCAACACTCCATGGCACCAGGTTGATCGTGTCATTTTTCCAATTAATTTGGCAGAAATTTGGCATTGGATATTGGGGTGTGTGTCATTCCACAAGAGATATTTTTACGTATATGACTCGCTACGTAGTCGAAATCACAAAAAAGCTATTCAAAAAGTGGCAGAGGCTTATGCTGTGTTGATCCCCCTATTTCTAGTTAGTATTGAATTTTATAACCAAAGAAGTGACATTGTAGTAGAAAATGGTCTGCACATGGGAAAGAAGTTGACTGATCCTTATGAGATTGAACTGATTACAGATCTGCCAACACAGCAAAATTC AGATTGTAGAGTATATGTTGCTTGCTTTGCTGAGTATATTATTGAAGATCTTCCAATCCATGTTGCCAATTTTGATGTGGATGGTCTTCGAGCTAGGTTTGGTATACTGTTGTGGCACTATGGGAGGAACAAGCAGTTGCATGGCGAATCAAGTGAATCTGAGGCTCCAGTAGCACCTAAAAAGACTCGTGGAAAGAAACGCAAGAAGTAG